A portion of the Bifidobacterium lemurum genome contains these proteins:
- a CDS encoding glycosyltransferase family 2 protein has translation MNPTGNSDIQQALADAMASRPYTHRQDVDASVAAVITVEEDTRFLTATLRALLTQTMLPGVIVVADATGETSQPVQASFEVIHSPSGPVLEIPESKHVTIRIVRAKGARSFSDAVAKALTHARLESSIKALWLLHDDSRPADDRCLENLLEAWHNAPGASVLGAKQLDWEGERLHDVGFYASRHGVESLVVEGEPDQEQYDGRQDVFAVSLAGALVSMEQYRALEGVNPWFTTFGESRDFCRRVCVSGGRVVVVPQARIAHARARYEGLRSRDGEPLDAGHETNAAMSVKRAAQRYRYTDVPKGHWIWMWLWSVLRGLGMAVACLFGKKPWEAWCELCLPWLALTSIPSARRARRMVARQSKVAMSNLRMLTVDKEQRRLWRDRRQAFEDQSHVVLLSPLAKAHLRARVVRRWSLALAMAALCLLTVAVMHWDVLRAAFSDGSLYSESLLSTDATFGQLVDAATTPWVFGAGAGIPAPPTPWLLVLMVASIFTVGHVNVALTMIFFFAAPLSALSFWALAGVFTRSDVVRTLGGLMWFSLGLSMGLYAEANLAMLTVMVFLPAAFAFVFRAVGMYHTEDMVKPRPSVQAAAISALCFMPVVAAEPQLLLPLVVSFLVFLVFVPARRVRLLLIPIPAAFVVAPTLTNAVRYADEGAWRQIFGDIMDPSVALNGSPSALSLADVVQRALGWNIASLSPLDVMFTAVAAVVGLLAVASLVLPFALRASRLMWVVTVTGAALCLVSTRVTIQVDADGSVAGSALPGMALAALGLFSCVCLVAGGAVKRFYALHARSSRIEPSGAASATAIRVGRAVLAVVLAACVAVQCAFAVGRLDDATVGFSTTSLPMVAVDYLDSGSDHRVLALRAQETNAVDYTVMRTGRGDLIDSSPAQRVREISGTSDQASLTLAQACASLLADVDSDAIEQISALGIGGVFVVASDDDGRDAYDQLVSHLTASEGTQSLVSSETGTYYRLTLNDSATQNIDTSWQTRTQSSPWRLAWLICLGLVSALYCLVALPRSRRIRLEEEA, from the coding sequence ATGAATCCGACAGGCAACAGCGATATCCAGCAGGCACTGGCCGACGCCATGGCAAGCCGTCCGTACACGCATCGTCAGGACGTCGACGCGTCGGTGGCGGCCGTCATCACCGTGGAGGAGGACACGCGTTTCCTCACCGCCACGCTCCGCGCGCTGCTGACCCAGACCATGCTGCCCGGCGTGATCGTCGTCGCGGACGCGACCGGCGAGACCTCGCAGCCGGTGCAGGCGAGCTTCGAGGTCATCCACTCTCCCTCGGGTCCCGTGTTGGAGATTCCGGAGAGCAAGCATGTGACGATTCGTATCGTTCGGGCCAAGGGCGCCCGTTCGTTCTCGGACGCCGTCGCCAAGGCGCTGACCCACGCGCGTCTGGAATCCTCGATCAAAGCCTTGTGGCTGCTGCACGACGATTCGAGACCGGCCGATGACCGGTGTCTGGAGAACCTGCTGGAGGCGTGGCACAACGCGCCGGGCGCCAGCGTGCTGGGCGCCAAGCAGCTCGATTGGGAGGGCGAACGTCTGCATGATGTGGGCTTCTATGCCTCACGCCATGGCGTGGAGAGCCTCGTGGTCGAGGGCGAGCCCGATCAGGAGCAATACGACGGCCGGCAGGACGTGTTCGCCGTCTCGCTCGCCGGCGCGTTGGTATCGATGGAGCAGTACCGCGCTTTGGAGGGCGTCAACCCATGGTTCACCACCTTCGGCGAGTCGCGTGATTTCTGCCGTCGGGTGTGTGTGAGCGGTGGACGCGTGGTGGTGGTGCCGCAGGCGCGCATCGCGCACGCCCGCGCGCGCTATGAGGGCCTGCGTTCCCGCGACGGAGAGCCGTTGGACGCCGGGCATGAGACGAACGCCGCGATGTCGGTGAAGCGCGCCGCCCAACGATACCGGTACACGGACGTTCCCAAAGGCCACTGGATCTGGATGTGGCTGTGGAGCGTGTTGCGCGGACTGGGCATGGCGGTCGCCTGTCTGTTCGGCAAGAAGCCTTGGGAGGCCTGGTGCGAGCTGTGTCTGCCATGGCTGGCGTTGACGTCGATCCCCTCCGCGCGCCGCGCCCGGCGTATGGTGGCCAGGCAGTCCAAAGTGGCGATGTCGAATCTGCGCATGCTCACCGTCGACAAGGAGCAGCGCAGGCTGTGGCGCGACCGCAGACAGGCGTTTGAGGACCAAAGCCATGTCGTGCTGCTCAGCCCGCTGGCCAAGGCGCATCTGCGCGCGCGCGTCGTCCGCCGGTGGTCGCTGGCGTTGGCGATGGCGGCCCTGTGCCTGTTGACGGTGGCCGTGATGCATTGGGACGTGCTGCGCGCGGCGTTCTCCGACGGTTCGCTGTACTCGGAGTCTCTGCTTTCCACCGACGCCACGTTCGGCCAGTTGGTGGACGCCGCGACCACGCCGTGGGTGTTCGGCGCGGGCGCGGGCATCCCCGCGCCGCCCACGCCGTGGCTGCTGGTGCTGATGGTCGCCTCCATATTCACCGTGGGGCATGTGAACGTCGCCCTGACGATGATCTTCTTCTTCGCCGCCCCGTTGAGCGCGTTGTCGTTCTGGGCGCTGGCCGGCGTGTTCACCCGTTCGGATGTGGTGCGCACGCTTGGCGGGCTGATGTGGTTCTCGCTGGGGCTGAGCATGGGCCTGTACGCCGAGGCCAACCTCGCGATGCTCACCGTGATGGTGTTCCTGCCCGCCGCGTTCGCGTTCGTGTTCCGCGCGGTCGGCATGTACCACACCGAGGATATGGTCAAGCCTCGCCCCTCCGTGCAGGCGGCTGCGATATCGGCGTTGTGCTTCATGCCGGTGGTGGCCGCCGAACCGCAGCTGCTGCTGCCGTTGGTCGTCTCCTTCCTGGTGTTCCTCGTCTTCGTGCCCGCCCGCCGCGTGCGGCTGCTGCTGATTCCCATCCCCGCGGCCTTCGTGGTGGCGCCGACTCTGACCAATGCGGTCCGATACGCCGACGAGGGCGCGTGGCGTCAGATCTTCGGCGACATCATGGATCCGTCCGTGGCGCTCAACGGTTCGCCGTCCGCCTTGTCGTTGGCCGACGTCGTGCAGCGCGCCTTGGGGTGGAACATCGCCTCGCTCTCGCCTTTGGATGTGATGTTCACCGCGGTGGCCGCGGTGGTGGGACTGCTGGCGGTCGCCTCGCTGGTGCTGCCGTTCGCGTTGCGCGCCTCTCGTCTGATGTGGGTGGTGACCGTGACAGGAGCGGCGTTGTGTCTGGTGTCGACGCGCGTGACCATTCAGGTCGATGCGGACGGTTCCGTGGCCGGCTCCGCCTTGCCGGGAATGGCATTGGCCGCGTTGGGATTGTTCTCCTGCGTGTGTTTGGTCGCGGGCGGCGCGGTGAAGCGTTTCTACGCCCTGCACGCGCGTTCGTCGCGGATCGAGCCCTCCGGCGCCGCGTCCGCGACGGCCATCCGTGTGGGACGCGCCGTGCTGGCGGTGGTGCTGGCCGCATGCGTGGCCGTGCAATGCGCGTTCGCCGTCGGGCGTCTTGACGACGCCACCGTCGGCTTCTCCACCACGTCGCTGCCCATGGTCGCGGTGGACTATCTGGACAGCGGGTCCGATCATCGTGTGCTGGCGTTGCGCGCCCAGGAGACGAACGCCGTCGATTACACGGTGATGCGCACGGGTCGGGGCGATCTGATCGACAGCTCCCCGGCGCAACGCGTGCGTGAGATCTCCGGAACGAGCGACCAGGCCAGTCTGACGTTGGCGCAGGCGTGCGCCAGTCTGTTGGCCGACGTCGACTCCGACGCCATCGAGCAGATCAGCGCATTGGGCATCGGCGGTGTTTTCGTCGTGGCCTCGGACGACGACGGCCGAGACGCCTACGACCAGCTCGTCTCGCATCTGACCGCCTCCGAAGGCACCCAATCGCTGGTGAGTTCCGAAACCGGCACGTATTACCGTCTGACGTTGAACGACAGCGCGACGCAGAACATCGACACATCCTGGCAGACACGCACCCAATCCAGTCCGTGGCGGCTCGCATGGCTGATCTGCCTGGGTCTGGTGAGCGCGCTGTACTGTCTGGTGGCCCTGCCCAGAAGCCGTCGCATCCGTCTGGAGGAGGAAGCATGA